A portion of the Shewanella sp. SNU WT4 genome contains these proteins:
- a CDS encoding NupC/NupG family nucleoside CNT transporter, producing MEVFISLVGMMCLIGLAVMLSENRRAIKLRTVIGALIFQVTFGAFVLYVPAGQVMLDNVSSGVMQVIGYGNQGLSFLFGDLANYSLGFIFVINVLCVVVFISSLIATLYYLGIMQLVIGVVGGALSRILGTSRAESLSATANILVGPIEAPSMVRPFIKRMTRSELFAVMTGGLASVSGGTMIGYIQMGVDVKYILTAAFMTAPAGLLFAKLMWPETGTVENDINKIIDDQEDKPANVLDAAANGAAMGLQQVLSVAALLLAFVGLISLVNGLIGGAGAWFGIENLTMQYLLGLVLAPLAWVMGVPWSEASLAASFIGQKMIINEFVAYMDFLAIKEQLSEKTQIIISFALCGFANLGSLAMVIGGLAALAPERRKDLSAMGIKALIAAAMANLMSGTIAGLLFSLGA from the coding sequence ATGGAAGTTTTCATCAGTTTGGTTGGCATGATGTGCTTAATTGGCTTAGCGGTGATGTTGTCGGAAAACCGCCGCGCCATTAAATTACGCACTGTGATTGGAGCCTTGATATTTCAAGTGACCTTCGGCGCCTTCGTGCTTTATGTGCCAGCGGGGCAAGTTATGCTTGATAACGTGTCATCGGGGGTGATGCAGGTTATTGGCTACGGCAATCAAGGCTTAAGCTTCTTATTTGGTGATTTAGCAAATTATAGCTTGGGCTTTATCTTTGTGATTAACGTGCTGTGTGTGGTGGTATTCATCAGCTCATTAATCGCGACCTTGTATTATCTTGGCATAATGCAATTGGTGATTGGTGTTGTGGGCGGCGCCTTATCGCGCATTCTTGGCACCAGCCGCGCTGAATCCTTATCAGCCACTGCCAATATCCTCGTGGGTCCTATTGAAGCGCCATCTATGGTGCGCCCTTTCATCAAGCGCATGACGCGTTCTGAATTATTTGCAGTAATGACCGGCGGTCTAGCCTCAGTGTCTGGCGGCACTATGATAGGTTATATCCAGATGGGCGTTGATGTTAAATACATACTCACCGCCGCCTTTATGACGGCGCCAGCCGGTTTGTTGTTTGCCAAATTAATGTGGCCTGAAACTGGCACCGTTGAGAACGACATCAACAAAATCATCGACGATCAAGAAGACAAGCCTGCCAACGTATTAGACGCTGCTGCCAATGGCGCCGCCATGGGTCTGCAACAAGTGCTGTCAGTTGCCGCGTTATTGCTCGCATTCGTGGGCTTAATCTCGTTAGTCAATGGCCTGATTGGTGGCGCTGGCGCTTGGTTTGGCATTGAAAACTTAACCATGCAATACCTGCTCGGACTCGTGTTAGCACCGCTCGCTTGGGTGATGGGTGTGCCTTGGAGTGAAGCTTCTTTAGCTGCCTCTTTCATTGGTCAAAAGATGATTATTAACGAGTTTGTGGCCTACATGGACTTCTTAGCCATCAAAGAGCAACTTTCTGAAAAAACCCAAATTATTATCAGCTTTGCCTTGTGTGGCTTTGCCAACTTAGGCTCGCTTGCCATGGTGATTGGAGGGTTAGCGGCGCTGGCCCCTGAGCGTCGTAAAGATCTCAGCGCTATGGGTATCAAGGCTTTAATTGCAGCCGCAATGGCCAACTTAATGAGCGGCACCATTGCTGGCTTATTGTTTAGTTTAGGAGCGTAA
- the serA gene encoding phosphoglycerate dehydrogenase, with protein MAKHSLNKDKIKILLLEGLHPSSMEVLKRAGYSNIVSHKGSLTGDELIAAISDAHFIGIRSRTHLSAEVLQHASKLIAIGCFCIGTNQVDIKAAEKLGIPVFNAPFSNTRSVAELVLGEIIMLLRGIPERNALAHQGGWLKSAAGSFEARGKTLGVIGYGHIGTQLGILAETLGMRVTFYDIEDKLPLGNAQQIHSLTQLLANADVVSLHVPETDATRNMIGAEQLASMRQGSILINASRGTVVDIDALTVALKERKLSGAAIDVFPVEPTSNDEAFVSPLQGLHNVILTPHVGGSTAEAQENIGIEVAGKLAKYSDNGSTVSAVNFPEVSLPQHTGTSRLLHIHSNRPGVLIQINQAFAVKGINIAAQYLQTTADIGYVVMEVDTSDAEEALAQLQVIDGTIRTRLLH; from the coding sequence ATGGCGAAACACTCGCTTAATAAAGATAAAATAAAAATTCTGTTACTTGAGGGCCTGCACCCTTCATCCATGGAAGTGTTAAAGAGAGCGGGCTACAGCAATATTGTTAGCCACAAAGGCTCATTAACTGGCGATGAGCTCATTGCCGCCATTAGTGATGCTCACTTTATCGGCATACGTTCTCGCACCCATTTGAGCGCTGAAGTCTTGCAGCATGCCAGCAAATTAATTGCCATTGGCTGCTTTTGTATTGGTACTAACCAAGTGGATATCAAGGCCGCAGAAAAGCTTGGCATTCCAGTGTTTAACGCGCCCTTTTCTAATACACGCAGCGTAGCGGAACTTGTGCTAGGTGAAATCATTATGCTGCTTCGCGGCATTCCTGAACGCAATGCTTTGGCGCATCAAGGCGGTTGGCTTAAGAGCGCCGCTGGCAGCTTTGAGGCGCGTGGCAAAACCTTAGGCGTCATAGGTTATGGCCATATTGGCACTCAGCTTGGCATATTGGCTGAAACCTTAGGTATGCGGGTTACTTTTTATGATATTGAAGATAAATTGCCGCTCGGTAATGCCCAGCAAATCCATAGCCTGACGCAATTATTAGCCAACGCTGACGTGGTTAGTTTGCACGTGCCTGAAACCGATGCAACGCGCAACATGATAGGCGCAGAGCAATTAGCGTCAATGCGCCAAGGCAGTATTTTGATCAATGCCTCGCGCGGCACAGTGGTAGATATTGATGCCTTAACCGTGGCGCTAAAGGAGCGCAAGCTTAGCGGCGCCGCCATTGACGTATTCCCCGTCGAGCCAACCTCCAATGACGAGGCCTTTGTATCGCCGCTGCAAGGTTTACACAATGTCATTTTAACCCCGCATGTGGGCGGCAGCACCGCCGAAGCGCAGGAAAACATTGGCATTGAAGTCGCGGGCAAACTCGCTAAATACTCAGACAATGGCTCAACCGTATCTGCGGTTAACTTCCCAGAAGTGTCATTGCCGCAGCACACAGGTACTTCGCGTTTACTGCATATTCACAGCAATCGCCCAGGGGTATTAATTCAAATCAACCAAGCCTTTGCGGTAAAAGGCATCAACATTGCTGCCCAGTACCTGCAAACCACCGCCGACATAGGTTATGTAGTGATGGAAGTTGATACTAGCGATGCTGAAGAAGCTTTAGCGCAACTGCAAGTGATTGACGGCACCATTCGCACCCGACTGTTACACTAA
- a CDS encoding class I SAM-dependent methyltransferase: MAIRIKLHPKREKSLERHHPWVFASGIHNIKGKPVNGDTVDVVAHDGKWLARGAWSEASQIQVRVWTFDKEEQIDRDFFMRRIIRAQAGREHVIAEQGLTGYRLVAAESDGLPGITIDKYANVLVCQLLSAGADFWRDTLVSVLAELYPDCAIYERSDVESRKKEGLPLVTGLLHGELPAMPVIIEENGIKIAVDVIKGHKTGFYLDQRDNRAIAGRFVKGKSVLNCFCYTGTFGLYAAKAGASSIENVDVSALALATARENMAINAIDDAHVNYNEADVFKLLREYRDQGKTFDVIVLDPPKFADNKAQLNGACRGYKDINMIAMQLLNPNGILLTFSCSGLMPADLFQKVVADAALDAKRDIQFIERLSQASDHPIAGGFPEGFYLKGLVARVC, encoded by the coding sequence ATGGCCATTCGTATTAAGCTTCACCCAAAAAGGGAGAAATCCCTAGAACGTCATCATCCTTGGGTGTTTGCCAGTGGTATTCACAATATCAAAGGTAAGCCAGTCAATGGCGATACCGTTGATGTGGTTGCCCATGATGGCAAATGGTTGGCCAGAGGGGCGTGGTCAGAAGCCTCACAAATTCAAGTGCGGGTTTGGACTTTTGATAAAGAAGAGCAAATAGATAGAGACTTCTTTATGCGCCGCATCATTCGCGCCCAAGCGGGCCGCGAGCATGTGATTGCTGAGCAAGGCTTAACGGGTTATCGCTTAGTGGCAGCAGAATCTGATGGCTTACCTGGCATTACCATAGATAAGTACGCCAATGTGCTGGTGTGTCAGTTATTAAGCGCTGGCGCTGATTTTTGGCGTGATACCTTAGTGTCTGTCTTGGCTGAGCTTTATCCTGATTGCGCCATTTACGAGCGCTCAGACGTAGAGTCGCGCAAGAAAGAAGGCTTGCCATTGGTCACTGGCTTATTGCACGGTGAATTGCCAGCTATGCCTGTGATTATTGAAGAAAACGGCATCAAGATAGCTGTGGATGTGATTAAAGGCCATAAGACAGGTTTTTATTTAGATCAACGTGATAACCGCGCCATCGCTGGCCGTTTTGTCAAAGGTAAGTCAGTACTTAACTGTTTTTGCTATACCGGCACCTTTGGTTTATATGCCGCTAAAGCTGGCGCCAGTAGCATTGAGAACGTTGATGTATCAGCGTTAGCATTAGCCACTGCCCGCGAAAACATGGCGATTAACGCCATTGATGACGCTCATGTCAATTACAACGAAGCCGACGTGTTTAAGTTGCTGCGTGAATATCGCGACCAAGGTAAAACCTTTGATGTGATAGTGCTCGACCCACCTAAGTTTGCGGATAACAAGGCGCAGCTTAACGGTGCTTGTCGCGGTTACAAAGATATCAACATGATTGCTATGCAGTTACTGAACCCTAACGGCATATTACTGACCTTCTCGTGCTCAGGATTAATGCCGGCTGACTTATTCCAAAAAGTAGTCGCAGACGCGGCGCTTGATGCTAAGCGTGATATTCAGTTTATCGAGCGTTTAAGTCAGGCATCGGATCACCCGATTGCTGGCGGCTTCCCTGAAGGCTTTTATCTTAAGGGCTTAGTCGCGCGCGTGTGTTAA
- the ygfZ gene encoding tRNA-modifying protein YgfZ produces MKTVADCWPLAISQPNLAICQLTHFGVLQLKGEQARIFLNGQVTADITRLDADTWRFGAHCDPKGKMIASFRVFGRDDYLQLLMPKDTLAIDLPQMQKYAVFSKVELSDVSEQWQILGVTGRDSDAFITKHFGELPHSVNYLADGSTLLKCDYGYLLMLTKEQSERITHEQSIQDSSLWQALEISAGIANIGANHSAQFVPQMANIQAIDGISFTKGCYMGQETIARMKYRGGNKRALYVVTGQLAQAPTSDAELEMDMGESWRKVGSIIESSFIDGHFWCSAVLPNDTSMDSLLRLSTQTDVRLSLQALPYSLEESV; encoded by the coding sequence ATGAAAACCGTCGCTGATTGTTGGCCATTAGCCATATCCCAACCCAACCTAGCCATTTGTCAGCTGACTCACTTTGGTGTGTTACAGCTTAAGGGCGAGCAGGCACGGATTTTTTTAAATGGCCAAGTCACTGCAGATATTACCCGTTTAGACGCTGATACTTGGCGCTTTGGCGCGCACTGCGATCCTAAAGGCAAGATGATCGCAAGCTTTCGGGTGTTTGGCCGCGATGATTACCTGCAGCTATTAATGCCAAAAGATACCTTAGCCATTGATTTACCGCAGATGCAAAAGTACGCAGTATTTAGCAAGGTTGAGCTCAGTGATGTATCTGAGCAGTGGCAGATTTTAGGTGTCACTGGCCGCGATAGTGACGCCTTTATTACCAAGCATTTTGGTGAATTGCCGCACTCAGTCAATTATTTAGCCGATGGCAGCACTCTGCTTAAATGCGATTACGGTTACTTGTTAATGCTCACTAAAGAGCAAAGCGAGCGTATTACTCATGAGCAAAGCATTCAAGACTCAAGCCTATGGCAAGCCTTAGAAATTAGCGCAGGCATAGCTAACATTGGCGCTAATCATAGCGCGCAATTTGTGCCGCAAATGGCCAACATCCAAGCCATTGACGGTATTAGCTTTACTAAAGGCTGTTACATGGGGCAAGAAACCATAGCGCGCATGAAATATCGCGGTGGTAATAAGCGCGCCCTCTATGTAGTGACTGGTCAGTTAGCGCAAGCGCCAACAAGCGATGCCGAACTGGAAATGGACATGGGTGAAAGCTGGCGCAAAGTGGGTAGCATCATAGAATCAAGCTTCATTGATGGTCATTTCTGGTGCAGTGCGGTTCTGCCGAATGATACTTCAATGGATAGCTTGCTGCGCCTATCGACCCAAACCGATGTGCGTTTATCCTTGCAAGCTCTGCCTTACTCATTAGAAGAAAGCGTATAA
- a CDS encoding response regulator, whose product MRPLPPSAPVPAPADNSAPLLGQMRLWLASLNDDLKSPMHTINGMTQLCLQSSLEPQNRTELEAINLANHQLEWQINNLLMLAELDSQKFTLDSQALYILGLKQGLEEQWRLWGRDLQQLIFDWPQCGKIVTDGTKLQRLLSCLLHFVAKQGGTPVCRARSMADINQVNLQVEIIPSHWGGNGNLSQLEKIFDMSSGLSLAKKLAGVLGGQLRLLSFEGEFGFQFELNCERPRDGGGTGIIPQADQDLPILLVDDHGLNRQLVMAMFERLQLPLPAIAENGLEALQYLAEHRVKLVLMDIQMPVMDGVTALKRLRAQPKWQHLAVIALSANHTDSHVQGYLNIGFNAVLPKPFDFCYLKQVLHQFGIDCEEAQSVADIDKGVWPAHAALDCHKALARLNFDGELYADLLVRFATGQPQLLTQIPEAYGAGDWQTLARLLHTLKGVAASLGSDRLSHLATEAGDIINQGKEWSSESMLSLLMDIIAAINSWRELQHLNELGESISDLQLHQCLLKLQVFLQQSDAAAVTLVAQLQACRHEHLADYQSVFGLISNFEFDKALQELQPLMSKPK is encoded by the coding sequence TTGCGCCCACTTCCCCCCTCAGCGCCGGTGCCTGCACCGGCCGACAATAGTGCGCCCTTACTGGGCCAAATGCGGTTATGGCTGGCATCACTCAATGACGATTTAAAATCGCCCATGCATACTATCAATGGCATGACGCAGTTGTGCCTGCAAAGCTCGCTTGAACCGCAAAATCGCACCGAATTAGAAGCCATCAATTTAGCCAATCACCAACTTGAGTGGCAAATTAATAACTTACTTATGCTGGCGGAACTTGATAGTCAAAAATTCACTCTCGACAGCCAAGCCTTGTATATTCTGGGCTTAAAACAAGGGCTAGAAGAACAGTGGCGGTTGTGGGGTCGAGATCTACAACAGTTGATTTTTGATTGGCCGCAATGCGGCAAGATAGTGACGGATGGCACTAAGTTGCAGCGTTTGCTGAGCTGTTTACTGCATTTTGTGGCTAAGCAAGGCGGCACACCCGTGTGTAGAGCCAGGTCGATGGCGGATATTAATCAAGTCAATTTGCAGGTGGAAATCATTCCAAGCCATTGGGGTGGCAATGGTAATTTAAGTCAGTTAGAAAAAATCTTCGATATGTCATCGGGCCTATCGCTGGCGAAGAAGCTTGCTGGCGTGCTCGGTGGTCAACTGCGATTATTATCTTTTGAGGGCGAATTTGGCTTTCAATTTGAACTTAATTGCGAGCGTCCACGCGACGGTGGTGGCACCGGCATTATCCCTCAAGCCGATCAGGATTTACCTATATTGCTGGTTGATGATCACGGTCTTAATCGACAACTCGTCATGGCTATGTTTGAGCGCTTACAACTGCCGTTACCGGCGATTGCTGAAAATGGCTTGGAAGCACTACAATATTTGGCAGAACATCGCGTCAAACTGGTGTTAATGGATATTCAAATGCCAGTCATGGATGGAGTAACAGCCTTAAAGCGGCTGCGCGCTCAACCTAAATGGCAACACTTAGCTGTGATTGCGCTTTCTGCTAATCATACCGACAGCCATGTGCAAGGTTACTTAAACATAGGTTTTAATGCCGTACTGCCTAAGCCATTTGATTTTTGCTACCTAAAGCAAGTGCTGCATCAATTTGGAATAGACTGCGAGGAAGCGCAAAGTGTTGCTGACATTGATAAAGGCGTGTGGCCAGCGCACGCCGCGCTGGATTGTCATAAGGCCTTGGCGCGGCTCAATTTTGATGGTGAACTCTACGCCGATTTATTGGTGCGCTTTGCAACCGGCCAGCCACAATTATTAACTCAAATTCCAGAAGCTTATGGCGCTGGTGATTGGCAAACCTTAGCGCGTTTGCTGCACACGCTCAAAGGTGTAGCCGCAAGCTTAGGCAGCGATCGCTTGTCGCATTTAGCCACTGAAGCGGGCGATATTATTAATCAAGGCAAAGAGTGGTCAAGTGAGTCCATGCTGAGCTTATTAATGGACATCATCGCGGCCATTAATTCGTGGCGAGAATTGCAGCATCTCAATGAGCTTGGGGAGTCGATTAGTGATTTGCAGTTGCACCAGTGCCTGCTAAAGCTGCAAGTGTTTTTGCAGCAATCAGACGCCGCCGCAGTCACTTTAGTGGCGCAGTTGCAAGCTTGCCGACATGAGCATTTGGCAGATTATCAGTCAGTGTTTGGATTAATCAGTAATTTTGAGTTTGATAAGGCGCTGCAAGAATTACAACCGCTTATGAGTAAGCCTAAGTAG
- a CDS encoding sodium:alanine symporter family protein, whose product MNLHDVIAHINALVWGPATLILLVGTGVYLTLRLGFLQVFRLPMALGLLFKPSQGKGDISPFAALCTALSATIGTGNIVGVATAIKIGGPGALFWMWLAAFFGMATKYAECLLAVKYRTVDSNGRIAGGPMYYIEKGLGLPWLAKTFAVFGVGVAFFGIGTFAQVNAISDALDIAFKIPHEMTSVVLTSVVALVVLGGVSRISAVAQRLVPAMATGYLLACGWILVSFYDQIIPALELVLHAAFTPMSAAGGFLGAGVAQAIQIGIARGVFSNESGLGSAPIAAAAAKTNSPAEQGLVSMTGTFFDTIIICTMTGLVLIITGVWNGDASGAAMTSAAFATGGNAIIGQYLVTIALVCFAFTTILGWNYYGERCWHYLTKGRGSRVYQLIFLTLIAGGAFIKLDLIWLLADTVNGLMAIPNLIAIIGLRQVILAETYDYFKQLKSATGLATS is encoded by the coding sequence ATGAATTTGCACGATGTTATTGCCCACATTAACGCCCTTGTCTGGGGGCCTGCTACCCTAATTTTACTGGTTGGTACCGGTGTTTACCTGACGTTACGTTTAGGTTTTCTGCAGGTATTTCGTTTGCCTATGGCCTTAGGTTTATTGTTTAAACCATCTCAAGGTAAGGGAGATATCAGCCCATTTGCCGCGTTATGCACTGCGTTATCTGCCACCATAGGTACAGGTAATATTGTAGGTGTGGCCACCGCCATTAAAATTGGTGGACCAGGGGCCTTATTTTGGATGTGGTTAGCTGCCTTTTTTGGCATGGCAACCAAGTACGCCGAATGTCTGCTCGCCGTAAAATACCGCACAGTTGATAGCAATGGCCGCATTGCTGGTGGCCCTATGTACTACATAGAAAAAGGACTCGGCCTGCCTTGGCTGGCTAAAACCTTTGCGGTATTTGGGGTTGGGGTCGCCTTTTTTGGTATAGGTACCTTTGCCCAAGTAAATGCCATTAGTGATGCCTTAGATATCGCCTTTAAAATCCCTCATGAAATGACCTCCGTGGTGTTGACCAGTGTGGTGGCCTTAGTGGTGCTTGGCGGTGTGAGCCGCATTTCCGCGGTGGCGCAGCGCTTAGTGCCAGCCATGGCAACAGGCTATTTACTTGCTTGTGGCTGGATTTTGGTGAGCTTTTACGATCAAATTATTCCAGCATTAGAGTTAGTGCTGCACGCGGCATTTACCCCTATGTCAGCCGCTGGCGGCTTTTTAGGTGCAGGCGTAGCGCAGGCCATTCAAATTGGTATTGCCCGCGGCGTGTTTTCTAACGAGTCAGGGCTAGGTAGTGCGCCGATTGCAGCGGCAGCGGCCAAAACCAACTCACCTGCCGAGCAAGGCCTAGTCAGCATGACGGGTACCTTTTTCGATACCATCATTATCTGCACTATGACGGGCTTAGTATTGATTATCACTGGGGTGTGGAATGGCGACGCTTCGGGCGCGGCTATGACTAGCGCGGCATTTGCCACAGGCGGAAATGCAATTATTGGTCAATACTTAGTTACCATAGCCCTAGTGTGTTTTGCTTTTACCACTATTTTGGGCTGGAATTATTATGGTGAGCGCTGCTGGCATTATTTAACTAAAGGTCGTGGAAGCCGAGTCTATCAGCTGATATTTCTGACCTTGATTGCTGGTGGCGCCTTTATCAAATTGGATTTAATTTGGTTACTGGCAGATACAGTCAATGGCTTGATGGCGATACCTAACTTGATTGCCATTATCGGTTTAAGACAAGTTATTTTGGCTGAAACCTATGACTACTTTAAACAATTAAAATCAGCTACTGGATTAGCGACAAGTTAA
- a CDS encoding ABC transporter ATP-binding protein: MAELVIVDSVSKGFNDGADYHGVLNNVSLSLAQGETVALTGPSGSGKSTLLNLMAGFEFADSGQLFLDGESTLHWKDARWSDFRRRHLGVVFQQFNLLTPLNVKDNIAFPLHLLGQEWTPWCDHLLNKLELTNLSHRSVEQLSGGQQQRVAVARALAHQPKLLLADEPTGNLDRQVGLQVIELLRELAAEAGSSILMVTHSMECASFMQRHWQLREGKLLELPQVELPQVALPQVEILQHLSSEPNAYPTQVLKA, encoded by the coding sequence GTGGCTGAACTTGTGATAGTCGATAGTGTCAGTAAGGGCTTTAATGATGGTGCGGATTATCATGGCGTCTTAAATAATGTCAGCTTGAGCTTAGCTCAAGGGGAAACTGTGGCGCTCACGGGCCCCAGTGGTAGCGGAAAAAGTACCTTACTTAATTTAATGGCTGGCTTTGAATTTGCTGATAGCGGTCAGCTGTTTTTAGACGGTGAATCCACCTTGCATTGGAAAGATGCACGCTGGAGCGATTTTCGCCGCCGCCACCTTGGCGTGGTGTTTCAGCAATTTAACTTACTCACCCCCCTTAACGTCAAAGATAACATTGCCTTTCCCCTGCACTTACTTGGTCAAGAATGGACCCCTTGGTGCGATCATCTCCTCAATAAACTTGAACTCACCAATCTTAGTCATCGCAGCGTAGAGCAACTGTCTGGCGGCCAGCAACAGCGTGTTGCCGTCGCGCGCGCCCTAGCCCATCAACCTAAGTTGTTACTGGCCGATGAGCCCACCGGTAATCTTGATAGACAAGTAGGTTTGCAAGTCATTGAGCTACTGCGAGAACTTGCCGCTGAAGCTGGCAGCTCCATTTTAATGGTGACGCATTCCATGGAGTGCGCCAGCTTTATGCAGCGCCATTGGCAATTAAGAGAAGGCAAACTCTTGGAATTACCCCAAGTTGAATTACCTCAAGTTGCATTGCCTCAAGTTGAAATACTGCAGCACTTAAGCTCAGAGCCTAACGCCTACCCGACTCAAGTGCTCAAGGCCTAA